One region of Eupeodes corollae chromosome 1, idEupCoro1.1, whole genome shotgun sequence genomic DNA includes:
- the LOC129946476 gene encoding defective chorion protein, FC125 isoform-like, with amino-acid sequence MARITKYLLLALIVAVAFNHAVKAQEEEAPAPEAEPAAEPAAEEPAAPAEEAPAAPPAEEEPAAEPEVGAPLEAAEEDNYSLGSIKKVGSWLSKFGWWNIWKGIGLKKAGDWWKWDKIFKEDWWKKKWFLLGSPLEEESKMMLVLADPEARSSMGINGEEDATYFLAPPGFENELAKRGIAVNPSVVPVRKTQKNQYQQTQTQTEKQRTTHQYQEQRPLQYPQQQIRHIPNTQYPQSWLQRAFPSLDVYDREGGQGSEIDSVRMRPNKQSLSRSMVASLREQIPDIIPLGSSIPNTPMYAYDKNGVMQLIQQQTPTTTQQQQQQYQMMNEDTQNPAVLEEYQQARHGFQEILARTKNPQPMKNTRINLRTEPEELLVPMPFPRSNSITTKEELERALNDEQTQKMLEQYARKNWKTIRKDAIILKFLPKTDMEARPSVKRQACAMMQEQMPVQTPVQRQMTIDPPTEQVNSAHARDMQQWAQNQQRAMQMHEQDQILRQMSLPQMQEPREELPQPIMQQRPMTPQEPRQMMTQTLQQNPILHQEPRQAVLDQTPAMHQQPAMQQETPVDHNQQHTMVQQEPRQWIQEQPITQQMPRQWIQQQPPQQPMMMVQQETVPQNEPRQWIQEQPHQPQNMMIPQETMPQNEPRQWVQEQQWTPVDPSVLEEMKPRQMTHQTLDQTQNTQTQQGQGLTITNGDKLENRDDQHPIVSEMGPQTEDNARFFKKVLLKKRPSTSAHYVTHNYNIYNSDAGHGSGGYGSSYGGSGGYGGGYGVGSSYGSSGYGGHGSSGHSSSYGAGHSSSYGGGHSSSYGSGHSGYGSGYGSSPSGSYGGHSYSSPSSGYGSGHGSSYGSGHGSQYGGGHSGGYRTAEMADNPMTQYQLQDPNPYRSRNPVHNHPISHVDEESVLSHSTEPTQNQQEDQLNKNERTTSPTAKQLHEADETSRFRFLGNQELQQQAPSPVVGEINLFSFTPELFQPFMGLRDVDRPDDPWHRPHSYHDGNRFHYSTGRNRVRRENPSSSFGSTKKMYLYEIGDYSTWKAKKQLEQIISALREPFNFNSYNGYNGYRIMFPAFRSNSGTTIKMTIKPPVVNYSKKEDDDGFDDTISLDSGVRQQNLQ; translated from the exons ATGGCAAGA ATAACGAAGTATTTATTGCTTGCGTTGATCGTGGCAGTAGCCTTCAATCATGCAGTCAAAGCCCAGGAAGAAGAAGCACCAGCGCCAGAAGCAGAGCCCGCAGCAGAACCAGCAGCAGAAGAGCCAGCTGCTCCTGCTGAGGAAGCACCAGCAGCGCCGCCGGCAGAAGAAGAACCTGCAGCCGAACCCGAAGTAGGGGCCCCTCTCGAAGCAGCAGAAGAAGATAAT taCTCACTTGGTTCGATTAAGAAAGTCGGATCATGGTTGTCGAAATTCGGTTGGTGGAATATCTGGAAAGGAATTGGATTAAAAAAAGCTGGCGATTGGTGGAAATGGGATAAGATTTTCAAGGAAGACTGGTGGAAGAAGAAGTGGTTCCTGTTAGGTTCACCTCTTGAAGAAGAATCTAAAATGATGTTGGTTTTAGCTGATCCTGAGGCACGATCATCGATGGGAATCAATGGAGAAGAGGATGCCACGTACTTCTTAGCCCCTCCAGGCTTTGAAAATGAACTTGCTAAGAGGGGAATCGCAGTCAATCCATCGGTTGTTCCAgttagaaaaacacaaaaaaatcaatatcaacAAACTCAAACACAAACCGAAAAACAAAGGACAACCCATCAATATCAAGAGCAACGTCCCCTGCAATATCCACAACAGCAAATCCGCCACATTCCAAATACACAATATCCTCAATCTTGGCTTCAAAGGGCTTTTCCAAGTTTGGACGTATATGATCGTGAAGGTGGTCAGGGATCAGAAATCGATTCCGTTCGTATGAGACCAAATAAACAAAGTCTATCGAGGAGCATGGTCGCATCGCTGAGGGAACAAATACCAGATATAATCCCTCTGGGATCATCGATACCTAATACTCCGATGTATGCCTACGACAAAAACGGAGTTATGCAACTTATTCAACAGCAGACACCGacaacaacacaacaacaacaacaacagtatCAGATGATGAATGAAGATACTCAAAACCCAGCTGTTCTCGAGGAGTACCAACAAGCTCGACATGGATTCCAAGAAATCCTGGCAAGAACTAAAAACCCTCAACCAATGAAaaatactcgtatcaatttaaGAACTGAACCAGAAGAACTGCTTGTGCCAATGCCGTTTCCTAGATCCAATTCTATAACAACCAAGGAGGAGCTCGAGAGAGCTCTTAACGACGAACAAACCCAGAAGATGCTTGAGCAGTATGCTAGAAAGAATTGGAAGACTATTAGGAAAGATGCCATTATCTTGAAGTTTCTTCCCAAGACCGACATGGAAGCACGTCCATCTGTAAAGAGGCAAGCTTGTGCTATGATGCAGGAACAAATGCCTGTGCAGACACCCGTCCAGCGACAGATGACAATTGATCCTCCAACTGAACAAGTTAATTCAGCTCATGCTAGGGATATGCAACAATGGGCTCAAAATCAGCAGAGAGCTATGCAAATGCATGAGCAGGATCAGATACTGCGCCAGATGAGCTTACCTCAAATGCAGGAGCCCAGAGAGGAACTTCCACAACCAATAATGCAACAAAGACCAATGACACCTCAGGAACCTCGTCAAATGATGACTCAAACCCTACAGCAAAATCCAATTTTACATCAAGAACCACGTCAAGCTGTTCTTGATCAGACCCCTGCCATGCACCAACAACCAGCCATGCAACAAGAAACTCCAGTCGACCATAATCAACAGCATACAATGGTCCAACAAGAGCCCCGCCAATGGATCCAGGAACAACCAATCACCCAACAAATGCCACGTCAATGGATTCAACAACAACCCCCCCAACAGCCAATGATGATGGTCCAACAAGAAACCGTTCCACAAAACGAGCCTAGGCAATGGATCCAAGAACAACCCCATCAGCCGCAGAATATGATGATTCCACAAGAAACCATGCCACAAAATGAGCCAAGGCAGTGGGTTCAAGAACAACAATGGACTCCTGTCGATCCGTCAGTTCTAGAGGAAATGAAGCCTCGTCAAATGACACATCAGACTCTCGATCAAACTCAGAATACTCAAACCCAACAGGGACAGGGTTTGACTATTACCAATGGAGACAAACTAGAAAATAGAGACGACCAGCACCCAATTGTGTCAGAGATGGGACCACAAACAGAAGATAATGCTCGCTTCTTTAAGAAAG TTCTTTTGAAGAAAAGACCCAGCACCAGTGCCCATTATGTGACCCATAACTATAACATCTACAACTCTGATGCTGGTCATGGATCTGGAGGATATGGAAGCAGTTATGGTGGATCTGGGGGCTATGGAGGTGGTTATGGTGTAGGTTCTAGTTATGGTAGCAGTGGTTATGGGGGTCACGGTTCAAGCGGTCATAGCAGTAGCTATGGTGCTGGTCATAGCAGTAGCTATGGTGGAGGCCATAGCAGTAGTTATGGTTCTGGCCATAGTGGTTATGGTTCTGGTTATGGTTCGTCTCCCTCCGGAAGCTATGGTGGACACAGTTACAGCAGCCCAAGTTCAGGCTATGGCTCAGGACACGGTAGCAGTTATGGCTCAGGTCATGGCAGTCAGTACGGTGGCGGCCATAGTGGCGGTTATCGCACCGCAGAAATGGCAGACAACCCAATG ACACAATACCAGCTTCAAGACCCCAACCCTTACCGTAGCCGAAATCCTGTTCACAACCATCCAATATCGCACGTAGACGAAGAAAGTGTGTTGTCCCACTCAACTGAACCAACTCAGAATCAACAAGAAGAccaattgaataaaaatgaaagaacaaCATCACCAACTGCAAAACAACTTCATGAAGCAGATGAAACGTCGAG ATTTAGATTCTTGGGTAATCAAGAGCTCCAACAACAAGCGCCATCACCAGTTGTAGgtgaaatcaatttgttttcatttacacCCGAACTTTTCCAACCATTTATGGGATTACGTGATGTTGATCGTCCAGATGATCCATGGCATCGACCTCATAGTTATCACGATGGTAATCGTTTTCATTATTCAACTGGACGGAATCGAGTTCGACGTGAAAATCCATCGTCATCGTTTGGTTCTActaagaaaatgtatttgtaCGAAATCGGAGACTATTCAACATGGAAAGCAAAGAAACAATTGGAGCAGATTATTAGCGCTTTGAGGgaaccatttaattttaattcatacaATGGTTATAATGGTTATCGAATTATGTTTCCAGCATTTCGCTCAAATTCAGGAACGACGATTAAAATGACAATAAAACCACCAGTTGTTAATTATAGCAAAAAAGAAGATGACGATGGTTTTGATGATACAATAAGTTTAGATTCTGGAGTGCGAcaacaaaatctacaataa